Proteins encoded in a region of the Neodiprion virginianus isolate iyNeoVirg1 chromosome 2, iyNeoVirg1.1, whole genome shotgun sequence genome:
- the LOC124297593 gene encoding putative leucine-rich repeat-containing protein DDB_G0290503 isoform X1, with protein MDYSGEPKSKGCQAVNEETGDVCGETSTLRILEDFRKLYEDRIRKISEGTDEGSDHAKLKIMEEWVKDLGEQNAMLVRTVEELEREAANRVILLEEKLRQSTAAVANINKRSTDDDGSMTALANRVTQLMKDEETLQQRVEFLQSDIRGLLELIRRARRENCWSLDGITFFEIQPNDIPAPLDCTCGQEKEDTAEYITSLKEQVDQLKENEKQALLYQTNLEEKLAEQNKQVVLKEETIRKYISKLQTLRDNLKNRSILANQIVLQSSSPDIDLDSDIVRMADIVENALKTSELEIEKLRSDLMESETKLEKLLHEKSIGMETLQSKLDEKCMELEQLENRMACLKKESLETRDALTVEVAEKHDLVLSLREELAMLEEQCRQSDMQTHFKDDIIKEMRRELKQAKLKDTCSSTRRVRIKTDTSVEEEDAIDGNSPSHHQDEILVYLSNTKVLMEKEKEALLGLRMELQKILEEVSTKESESCIDDSNRTQMQNLKKRTTSSIESISKIYKDKEKAINLIKTAVKKRKDDCMPVKGSLVVNNEAIEHFRMMEEFRICTVEAQAATEDLREEMTNVISSLNCRHEKFIELTKLVKQIQEHLTKTRENFTDTINQFKLQEQEKLRHGERIANGAIKLKDLKNEINQMTSDLSRCIDNASDKLDECNSIGAVKVHKCDDLLSIVNDEIQQIIVNVQICQTGECNAVATLLEVRGQISYLEECFRDFQKKADEVLLDNEMAQNVFSERSKKLNRLEHELDNTHTKMQDMLENFSSVMEQISNGNSNALSNQSDYHEDFLCKTKQEDLFKIKDDLRKVQKEYDDFRVKTSLEICEAQKHVKLNEWKYRVADLQDQIRELQNEARRHKEREDVLRRDLDCSEIELKKSKDRLGCCSHYKPDGMHTTCGQDFKFETIPQSFKVLQDTMQSARCGLEELSNELKKLVCEGSSHSSLSSGSFSAAMDILRKYGHTTEQCFADVEKLRNTLCSKEKLLENKEEIIRIQKDSIKMTQAELKDLHQKMQEKDLHKEKMIENLQLVQSEVQLQAQAITELEKEKARLEKENELQVQTIGNLQEAVVEAKRRLDQMGNRAASEVSGLRNSASSTMYNHGNVHDV; from the exons ATGGATTATTCCGGCGAGCCGAAATCTAAGGGCTGTCAGGCTGTCAACGAGGAAACAGGCGACGTGTGTGGTGAAACTAGTACTTTACGGATTCTTGAGGATTTTCGAAAGCTCTACGAAGACCGTATTAGGAAAATTAGTGAAGGTACTGACGAAGGCTCGGATCAC gcaaagttgaaaataatggaAGAATGGGTCAAAGATTTAGGTGAACAAAATGCAATGCTGGTACGAACTGTCGAAGAACTTGAGCGTGAAGCTGCAAACAGAGTTATACTATTAGAAGAAAAGCTTCGACAGTCAACTGCTGCAGTTGCTAATATCAATAAGCGGAGTACGGATGATGATGGG TCTATGACCGCTCTTGCAAACCGCGTCACTCAACTTATGAAAGATGAAGAAACGCTGCAGCAAAGAGTAGAATTTCTCCAAAGCGATATCAGAGGGCTGCTCGAGCTGATAAGAAGGGCCCGAAGAGAAAATTGCTGGAGTCTGGATGGGATAACATTCTTTGAAATCCAGCCAAATGATATCCCAGCTCCTCTGGA ctGCACCTGCGGGCAG GAAAAGGAAGATACAGCAGAGTACATCACTAGTCTAAAAGAGCAGGTTGATCAACtgaaggaaaatgaaaaacaggCCTTACT GTATCAGACAAAcctggaagaaaaattggcTGAACAGAACAAACAAGTAGTTTTAAAAGAAGAGACAATTAGAAAATATATCTCCAAACTTCAAACTCTGAGAGATAATCTGAAAAACCGCTCGATATTGGCTAATCAAATTGTACTACAATCAAGTTCACCGGATATTGATCTTGATTCTGAC ATTGTCAGAATGGCTGACATTGTGGAAAATGCCTTAAAGACAAGTGAGctagaaatagaaaagttgCGGTCGGATTTAATGGAGAGTGAAACTAAATTAGAGAAATTATTGCACGAAAAGAGCATTGGAATGGAAACTCTGCAGTCTAAACTGGACGAAAAGTGCATGGAACTTGAGCAGCTTGAAAATCGAATGgcttgtttgaaaaaa GAATCTCTTGAAACTCGTGATGCCTTGACAGTCGAAGTAGCCGAAAAACATGACCTCGTTTTATCGCTACGCGAGGAACTTGCCATGCTCGAAGAACAATGCCGCCAATCTGACATGCAAACGCATTTCAAGGATGACATCATCAAAGAAATGAGAAGAGAGCTCAAGCAGGCCAAACTTAAA gACACTTGTTCGTCCACTCGGAGGGTGCGAATAAAAACTGACACATCAGTGGAG GAAGAAGATGCAATAGATGGAAATAGTCCAAGTCACCATCAG gATGAGATTTTAGTCTATTTATCAAATACTAAAGTGTTGAtggaaaaggagaaagaagCGCTACTGGGATTAAGAATGGAACTGCAAAAGATCCTGGAAGAAGTCAGCACCAAGGAAAGTGAg TCATGCATAGATGACAGTAACAGAACACAAAtgcagaatttgaaaaaacgaacaacCAGCAGCATCGAAAGTATCTCTAAAATCTATAAGGATAAGGAAAAGGCGATAAACTTGATAAAAACAGCG GTAAAGAAGCGCAAGGACGATTGCATGCCTGTAAAAGGATCTTTGGTG GTGAATAATGAAGCAATCGAACACTTTCGTATGATGGAAGAGTTCAGAATTTGTACAGTGGAAGCCCAGGCAGCTACTGAAGACTTACGCGAAGAAATGACAAATGTTATAAGTTCGTTGAATTGTCGACACGAAAAG TTTATAGAGCTAACCAAATTAGTGAAGCAAATACAGGAGCATTTGACAAAGACGAGGGAAAATTTTACGGATACTATAAACCAATTCAAGCTCCAA GAACAAGAAAAACTGAGGCACGGCGAGCGAATAGCAAATGGTGCGATCAAGTTAAAGGATTtgaagaatgaaataaatcagATGACAAGTGACTTGTCTCGGTGCATCGACAATGCCAGCGACAAACTTGAT GAATGCAATTCAATTGGAGCTGTGAAAGTCCACAAATGCGATGATTTATTGAGTATAGTGAACGACgaaattcaacaaattatcGTGAATGTACAGATTTGTCAAACTGGG GAGTGCAATGCAGTCGCAACATTATTGGAAGTCAGAGGGCAGATAAGTTATCTGGAAGAATGCTTCAGAGACTTTCAAAAAAAAGCGGATGAAGTT CTACTCGACAATGAGATGGCGCAAAACGTTTTTTCTGAAAGGAGTAAGAAACTCAACAGACTTGAACACGAACTTGACAATACACATACGAAAATGCAGGATATGCTAGAAAACTTTTCTTCTGTTATGGAACAA ATCTCAAATGGAAACTCCAACGCCTTATCAAATCAAAGTGATTACCATGAAGATTTTCTTTGCAAg ACCAAGCAGGAGGAccttttcaaaataaaggATGACCTTAGGAAAGTCCAAAAGGAATATGACGACTTCAGAGTAAAAACGTCATTG GAAATATGCGAAGCACAAAAACACGTGAAGCTGAATGAGTGGAAATACCGCGTTGCTGATTTGCAAGACCAAATAAGAGAACTTCAGAACGAG GCAAGGAGACACAAAGAGAGGGAGGATGTATTGCGACGGGATCTTGACTGCAGTGAAATAGAGCTTAAAAAGTCGAAAGATCGCTTAGGTTGTTGT AGTCACTACAAACCAGATGGAATGCATACTACTTGCGGCCAAGACTTCAAATTCGAG acCATACCGCAGTCTTTCAAAGTTTTACAGGACACTATGCAATCAGCTAGGTGTGGCTTGGAAGAACTTTCAAACgaactaaaaaaattg GTGTGCGAAGGATCTTCACATTCGTCATTGTCGTCCGGTTCTTTCTCAGCAGCGATGGATATACTAAGAAAATATGGTCACACAACAGAGCAATGTTTCGCAGATGTTGAAAAGCTTAGGAATACTCTATGCTCTAAAGAAAAGCTG CTTGAAAATAAGGAagaaattatacgtatacagaaAGATTCGATTAAGATGACTCAAGCAGAATTGAAGGACTTACATCAGAAGATGCAGGAAAAG GATCtacataaagaaaaaatgatagaAAATTTGCAGCTAGTACAATCAGAG GTTCAGCTGCAAGCTCAGGCCATTACTGAACTTGAAAAAGAGAAAGCCCGGTTGGAAAAAGAG AATGAACTACAAGTCCAAACTATCGGTAATCTCCAAGAAGCTGTGGTAGAAGCTAAGAGACGCTTAGATCAAATGGGAAACAGAGCGGCCAGCGAAGTGAGTGGACTAAGGAACTCCGCTTCATCGACTATGTACAACCATGGGAATGTGCATGATGTTTGA
- the LOC124297593 gene encoding putative leucine-rich repeat-containing protein DDB_G0290503 isoform X3, with protein MDYSGEPKSKGCQAVNEETGDVCGETSTLRILEDFRKLYEDRIRKISEGTDEGSDHAKLKIMEEWVKDLGEQNAMLVRTVEELEREAANRVILLEEKLRQSTAAVANINKRSTDDDGEKEDTAEYITSLKEQVDQLKENEKQALLYQTNLEEKLAEQNKQVVLKEETIRKYISKLQTLRDNLKNRSILANQIVLQSSSPDIDLDSDIVRMADIVENALKTSELEIEKLRSDLMESETKLEKLLHEKSIGMETLQSKLDEKCMELEQLENRMACLKKESLETRDALTVEVAEKHDLVLSLREELAMLEEQCRQSDMQTHFKDDIIKEMRRELKQAKLKDTCSSTRRVRIKTDTSVEEEDAIDGNSPSHHQDEILVYLSNTKVLMEKEKEALLGLRMELQKILEEVSTKESESCIDDSNRTQMQNLKKRTTSSIESISKIYKDKEKAINLIKTAVKKRKDDCMPVKGSLVVNNEAIEHFRMMEEFRICTVEAQAATEDLREEMTNVISSLNCRHEKFIELTKLVKQIQEHLTKTRENFTDTINQFKLQEQEKLRHGERIANGAIKLKDLKNEINQMTSDLSRCIDNASDKLDECNSIGAVKVHKCDDLLSIVNDEIQQIIVNVQICQTGECNAVATLLEVRGQISYLEECFRDFQKKADEVLLDNEMAQNVFSERSKKLNRLEHELDNTHTKMQDMLENFSSVMEQISNGNSNALSNQSDYHEDFLCKTKQEDLFKIKDDLRKVQKEYDDFRVKTSLEICEAQKHVKLNEWKYRVADLQDQIRELQNEARRHKEREDVLRRDLDCSEIELKKSKDRLGCCSHYKPDGMHTTCGQDFKFETIPQSFKVLQDTMQSARCGLEELSNELKKLVCEGSSHSSLSSGSFSAAMDILRKYGHTTEQCFADVEKLRNTLCSKEKLLENKEEIIRIQKDSIKMTQAELKDLHQKMQEKDLHKEKMIENLQLVQSEVQLQAQAITELEKEKARLEKENELQVQTIGNLQEAVVEAKRRLDQMGNRAASEVSGLRNSASSTMYNHGNVHDV; from the exons ATGGATTATTCCGGCGAGCCGAAATCTAAGGGCTGTCAGGCTGTCAACGAGGAAACAGGCGACGTGTGTGGTGAAACTAGTACTTTACGGATTCTTGAGGATTTTCGAAAGCTCTACGAAGACCGTATTAGGAAAATTAGTGAAGGTACTGACGAAGGCTCGGATCAC gcaaagttgaaaataatggaAGAATGGGTCAAAGATTTAGGTGAACAAAATGCAATGCTGGTACGAACTGTCGAAGAACTTGAGCGTGAAGCTGCAAACAGAGTTATACTATTAGAAGAAAAGCTTCGACAGTCAACTGCTGCAGTTGCTAATATCAATAAGCGGAGTACGGATGATGATGGG GAAAAGGAAGATACAGCAGAGTACATCACTAGTCTAAAAGAGCAGGTTGATCAACtgaaggaaaatgaaaaacaggCCTTACT GTATCAGACAAAcctggaagaaaaattggcTGAACAGAACAAACAAGTAGTTTTAAAAGAAGAGACAATTAGAAAATATATCTCCAAACTTCAAACTCTGAGAGATAATCTGAAAAACCGCTCGATATTGGCTAATCAAATTGTACTACAATCAAGTTCACCGGATATTGATCTTGATTCTGAC ATTGTCAGAATGGCTGACATTGTGGAAAATGCCTTAAAGACAAGTGAGctagaaatagaaaagttgCGGTCGGATTTAATGGAGAGTGAAACTAAATTAGAGAAATTATTGCACGAAAAGAGCATTGGAATGGAAACTCTGCAGTCTAAACTGGACGAAAAGTGCATGGAACTTGAGCAGCTTGAAAATCGAATGgcttgtttgaaaaaa GAATCTCTTGAAACTCGTGATGCCTTGACAGTCGAAGTAGCCGAAAAACATGACCTCGTTTTATCGCTACGCGAGGAACTTGCCATGCTCGAAGAACAATGCCGCCAATCTGACATGCAAACGCATTTCAAGGATGACATCATCAAAGAAATGAGAAGAGAGCTCAAGCAGGCCAAACTTAAA gACACTTGTTCGTCCACTCGGAGGGTGCGAATAAAAACTGACACATCAGTGGAG GAAGAAGATGCAATAGATGGAAATAGTCCAAGTCACCATCAG gATGAGATTTTAGTCTATTTATCAAATACTAAAGTGTTGAtggaaaaggagaaagaagCGCTACTGGGATTAAGAATGGAACTGCAAAAGATCCTGGAAGAAGTCAGCACCAAGGAAAGTGAg TCATGCATAGATGACAGTAACAGAACACAAAtgcagaatttgaaaaaacgaacaacCAGCAGCATCGAAAGTATCTCTAAAATCTATAAGGATAAGGAAAAGGCGATAAACTTGATAAAAACAGCG GTAAAGAAGCGCAAGGACGATTGCATGCCTGTAAAAGGATCTTTGGTG GTGAATAATGAAGCAATCGAACACTTTCGTATGATGGAAGAGTTCAGAATTTGTACAGTGGAAGCCCAGGCAGCTACTGAAGACTTACGCGAAGAAATGACAAATGTTATAAGTTCGTTGAATTGTCGACACGAAAAG TTTATAGAGCTAACCAAATTAGTGAAGCAAATACAGGAGCATTTGACAAAGACGAGGGAAAATTTTACGGATACTATAAACCAATTCAAGCTCCAA GAACAAGAAAAACTGAGGCACGGCGAGCGAATAGCAAATGGTGCGATCAAGTTAAAGGATTtgaagaatgaaataaatcagATGACAAGTGACTTGTCTCGGTGCATCGACAATGCCAGCGACAAACTTGAT GAATGCAATTCAATTGGAGCTGTGAAAGTCCACAAATGCGATGATTTATTGAGTATAGTGAACGACgaaattcaacaaattatcGTGAATGTACAGATTTGTCAAACTGGG GAGTGCAATGCAGTCGCAACATTATTGGAAGTCAGAGGGCAGATAAGTTATCTGGAAGAATGCTTCAGAGACTTTCAAAAAAAAGCGGATGAAGTT CTACTCGACAATGAGATGGCGCAAAACGTTTTTTCTGAAAGGAGTAAGAAACTCAACAGACTTGAACACGAACTTGACAATACACATACGAAAATGCAGGATATGCTAGAAAACTTTTCTTCTGTTATGGAACAA ATCTCAAATGGAAACTCCAACGCCTTATCAAATCAAAGTGATTACCATGAAGATTTTCTTTGCAAg ACCAAGCAGGAGGAccttttcaaaataaaggATGACCTTAGGAAAGTCCAAAAGGAATATGACGACTTCAGAGTAAAAACGTCATTG GAAATATGCGAAGCACAAAAACACGTGAAGCTGAATGAGTGGAAATACCGCGTTGCTGATTTGCAAGACCAAATAAGAGAACTTCAGAACGAG GCAAGGAGACACAAAGAGAGGGAGGATGTATTGCGACGGGATCTTGACTGCAGTGAAATAGAGCTTAAAAAGTCGAAAGATCGCTTAGGTTGTTGT AGTCACTACAAACCAGATGGAATGCATACTACTTGCGGCCAAGACTTCAAATTCGAG acCATACCGCAGTCTTTCAAAGTTTTACAGGACACTATGCAATCAGCTAGGTGTGGCTTGGAAGAACTTTCAAACgaactaaaaaaattg GTGTGCGAAGGATCTTCACATTCGTCATTGTCGTCCGGTTCTTTCTCAGCAGCGATGGATATACTAAGAAAATATGGTCACACAACAGAGCAATGTTTCGCAGATGTTGAAAAGCTTAGGAATACTCTATGCTCTAAAGAAAAGCTG CTTGAAAATAAGGAagaaattatacgtatacagaaAGATTCGATTAAGATGACTCAAGCAGAATTGAAGGACTTACATCAGAAGATGCAGGAAAAG GATCtacataaagaaaaaatgatagaAAATTTGCAGCTAGTACAATCAGAG GTTCAGCTGCAAGCTCAGGCCATTACTGAACTTGAAAAAGAGAAAGCCCGGTTGGAAAAAGAG AATGAACTACAAGTCCAAACTATCGGTAATCTCCAAGAAGCTGTGGTAGAAGCTAAGAGACGCTTAGATCAAATGGGAAACAGAGCGGCCAGCGAAGTGAGTGGACTAAGGAACTCCGCTTCATCGACTATGTACAACCATGGGAATGTGCATGATGTTTGA
- the LOC124297593 gene encoding putative leucine-rich repeat-containing protein DDB_G0290503 isoform X2 yields the protein MDYSGEPKSKGCQAVNEETGDVCGETSTLRILEDFRKLYEDRIRKISEGTDEGSDHAKLKIMEEWVKDLGEQNAMLVRTVEELEREAANRVILLEEKLRQSTAAVANINKRSTDDDGSMTALANRVTQLMKDEETLQQRVEFLQSDIRGLLELIRRARRENCWSLDGITFFEIQPNDIPAPLDCTCGQEKEDTAEYITSLKEQVDQLKENEKQALLYQTNLEEKLAEQNKQVVLKEETIRKYISKLQTLRDNLKNRSILANQIVLQSSSPDIDLDSDIVRMADIVENALKTSELEIEKLRSDLMESETKLEKLLHEKSIGMETLQSKLDEKCMELEQLENRMACLKKESLETRDALTVEVAEKHDLVLSLREELAMLEEQCRQSDMQTHFKDDIIKEMRRELKQAKLKDTCSSTRRVRIKTDTSVEEEDAIDGNSPSHHQDEILVYLSNTKVLMEKEKEALLGLRMELQKILEEVSTKESESCIDDSNRTQMQNLKKRTTSSIESISKIYKDKEKAINLIKTAVKKRKDDCMPVKGSLVVNNEAIEHFRMMEEFRICTVEAQAATEDLREEMTNVISSLNCRHEKFIELTKLVKQIQEHLTKTRENFTDTINQFKLQEQEKLRHGERIANGAIKLKDLKNEINQMTSDLSRCIDNASDKLDECNSIGAVKVHKCDDLLSIVNDEIQQIIVNVQICQTGECNAVATLLEVRGQISYLEECFRDFQKKADEVLLDNEMAQNVFSERSKKLNRLEHELDNTHTKMQDMLENFSSVMEQISNGNSNALSNQSDYHEDFLCKTKQEDLFKIKDDLRKVQKEYDDFRVKTSLEICEAQKHVKLNEWKYRVADLQDQIRELQNEARRHKEREDVLRRDLDCSEIELKKSKDRLGCCSHYKPDGMHTTCGQDFKFETIPQSFKVLQDTMQSARCGLEELSNELKKLVCEGSSHSSLSSGSFSAAMDILRKYGHTTEQCFADVEKLRNTLCSKEKLLENKEEIIRIQKDSIKMTQAELKDLHQKMQEKNELQVQTIGNLQEAVVEAKRRLDQMGNRAASEVSGLRNSASSTMYNHGNVHDV from the exons ATGGATTATTCCGGCGAGCCGAAATCTAAGGGCTGTCAGGCTGTCAACGAGGAAACAGGCGACGTGTGTGGTGAAACTAGTACTTTACGGATTCTTGAGGATTTTCGAAAGCTCTACGAAGACCGTATTAGGAAAATTAGTGAAGGTACTGACGAAGGCTCGGATCAC gcaaagttgaaaataatggaAGAATGGGTCAAAGATTTAGGTGAACAAAATGCAATGCTGGTACGAACTGTCGAAGAACTTGAGCGTGAAGCTGCAAACAGAGTTATACTATTAGAAGAAAAGCTTCGACAGTCAACTGCTGCAGTTGCTAATATCAATAAGCGGAGTACGGATGATGATGGG TCTATGACCGCTCTTGCAAACCGCGTCACTCAACTTATGAAAGATGAAGAAACGCTGCAGCAAAGAGTAGAATTTCTCCAAAGCGATATCAGAGGGCTGCTCGAGCTGATAAGAAGGGCCCGAAGAGAAAATTGCTGGAGTCTGGATGGGATAACATTCTTTGAAATCCAGCCAAATGATATCCCAGCTCCTCTGGA ctGCACCTGCGGGCAG GAAAAGGAAGATACAGCAGAGTACATCACTAGTCTAAAAGAGCAGGTTGATCAACtgaaggaaaatgaaaaacaggCCTTACT GTATCAGACAAAcctggaagaaaaattggcTGAACAGAACAAACAAGTAGTTTTAAAAGAAGAGACAATTAGAAAATATATCTCCAAACTTCAAACTCTGAGAGATAATCTGAAAAACCGCTCGATATTGGCTAATCAAATTGTACTACAATCAAGTTCACCGGATATTGATCTTGATTCTGAC ATTGTCAGAATGGCTGACATTGTGGAAAATGCCTTAAAGACAAGTGAGctagaaatagaaaagttgCGGTCGGATTTAATGGAGAGTGAAACTAAATTAGAGAAATTATTGCACGAAAAGAGCATTGGAATGGAAACTCTGCAGTCTAAACTGGACGAAAAGTGCATGGAACTTGAGCAGCTTGAAAATCGAATGgcttgtttgaaaaaa GAATCTCTTGAAACTCGTGATGCCTTGACAGTCGAAGTAGCCGAAAAACATGACCTCGTTTTATCGCTACGCGAGGAACTTGCCATGCTCGAAGAACAATGCCGCCAATCTGACATGCAAACGCATTTCAAGGATGACATCATCAAAGAAATGAGAAGAGAGCTCAAGCAGGCCAAACTTAAA gACACTTGTTCGTCCACTCGGAGGGTGCGAATAAAAACTGACACATCAGTGGAG GAAGAAGATGCAATAGATGGAAATAGTCCAAGTCACCATCAG gATGAGATTTTAGTCTATTTATCAAATACTAAAGTGTTGAtggaaaaggagaaagaagCGCTACTGGGATTAAGAATGGAACTGCAAAAGATCCTGGAAGAAGTCAGCACCAAGGAAAGTGAg TCATGCATAGATGACAGTAACAGAACACAAAtgcagaatttgaaaaaacgaacaacCAGCAGCATCGAAAGTATCTCTAAAATCTATAAGGATAAGGAAAAGGCGATAAACTTGATAAAAACAGCG GTAAAGAAGCGCAAGGACGATTGCATGCCTGTAAAAGGATCTTTGGTG GTGAATAATGAAGCAATCGAACACTTTCGTATGATGGAAGAGTTCAGAATTTGTACAGTGGAAGCCCAGGCAGCTACTGAAGACTTACGCGAAGAAATGACAAATGTTATAAGTTCGTTGAATTGTCGACACGAAAAG TTTATAGAGCTAACCAAATTAGTGAAGCAAATACAGGAGCATTTGACAAAGACGAGGGAAAATTTTACGGATACTATAAACCAATTCAAGCTCCAA GAACAAGAAAAACTGAGGCACGGCGAGCGAATAGCAAATGGTGCGATCAAGTTAAAGGATTtgaagaatgaaataaatcagATGACAAGTGACTTGTCTCGGTGCATCGACAATGCCAGCGACAAACTTGAT GAATGCAATTCAATTGGAGCTGTGAAAGTCCACAAATGCGATGATTTATTGAGTATAGTGAACGACgaaattcaacaaattatcGTGAATGTACAGATTTGTCAAACTGGG GAGTGCAATGCAGTCGCAACATTATTGGAAGTCAGAGGGCAGATAAGTTATCTGGAAGAATGCTTCAGAGACTTTCAAAAAAAAGCGGATGAAGTT CTACTCGACAATGAGATGGCGCAAAACGTTTTTTCTGAAAGGAGTAAGAAACTCAACAGACTTGAACACGAACTTGACAATACACATACGAAAATGCAGGATATGCTAGAAAACTTTTCTTCTGTTATGGAACAA ATCTCAAATGGAAACTCCAACGCCTTATCAAATCAAAGTGATTACCATGAAGATTTTCTTTGCAAg ACCAAGCAGGAGGAccttttcaaaataaaggATGACCTTAGGAAAGTCCAAAAGGAATATGACGACTTCAGAGTAAAAACGTCATTG GAAATATGCGAAGCACAAAAACACGTGAAGCTGAATGAGTGGAAATACCGCGTTGCTGATTTGCAAGACCAAATAAGAGAACTTCAGAACGAG GCAAGGAGACACAAAGAGAGGGAGGATGTATTGCGACGGGATCTTGACTGCAGTGAAATAGAGCTTAAAAAGTCGAAAGATCGCTTAGGTTGTTGT AGTCACTACAAACCAGATGGAATGCATACTACTTGCGGCCAAGACTTCAAATTCGAG acCATACCGCAGTCTTTCAAAGTTTTACAGGACACTATGCAATCAGCTAGGTGTGGCTTGGAAGAACTTTCAAACgaactaaaaaaattg GTGTGCGAAGGATCTTCACATTCGTCATTGTCGTCCGGTTCTTTCTCAGCAGCGATGGATATACTAAGAAAATATGGTCACACAACAGAGCAATGTTTCGCAGATGTTGAAAAGCTTAGGAATACTCTATGCTCTAAAGAAAAGCTG CTTGAAAATAAGGAagaaattatacgtatacagaaAGATTCGATTAAGATGACTCAAGCAGAATTGAAGGACTTACATCAGAAGATGCAGGAAAAG AATGAACTACAAGTCCAAACTATCGGTAATCTCCAAGAAGCTGTGGTAGAAGCTAAGAGACGCTTAGATCAAATGGGAAACAGAGCGGCCAGCGAAGTGAGTGGACTAAGGAACTCCGCTTCATCGACTATGTACAACCATGGGAATGTGCATGATGTTTGA